Proteins encoded in a region of the Marinococcus sp. PL1-022 genome:
- a CDS encoding SDR family oxidoreductase produces the protein MLSLHSNLKGKVAVITGGGGVLCGEMAKELARQGVKVAVLSRKKDNAQKVADDITRDGGEAIALACDVLDKESIEAADHAIHQQYGSYDILVNGAGGNHPDAATSEEFFRNSHLDNEDVKTFFDLTEEGIKHVFDLNYVGTVLSTQVFMKHMLGKEDASIINISSMSAPTPMTKVISYSAAKAGIDNFTQWLAVHMAKENIRCNAIAPGFFLTSQNRNMLLDAQGEMTNRAEKIISQTPMERFGKPEDLTGPLVWLVDSSMSRFVTGITIPVDGGFMAYSGV, from the coding sequence ATGCTTTCATTGCATTCGAATCTAAAAGGAAAAGTGGCCGTTATTACAGGCGGAGGAGGCGTTTTGTGCGGAGAAATGGCCAAAGAGCTGGCACGTCAGGGGGTGAAAGTGGCCGTACTCAGCCGTAAGAAAGACAATGCCCAAAAGGTAGCTGATGATATTACCAGGGACGGCGGGGAAGCCATCGCTCTTGCTTGTGATGTCCTGGACAAAGAAAGTATTGAAGCAGCGGACCATGCTATCCACCAGCAGTACGGATCCTATGATATTTTGGTTAACGGAGCTGGCGGCAATCATCCTGACGCCGCAACGTCTGAAGAGTTTTTCCGGAACAGCCATTTAGATAACGAAGATGTTAAGACATTTTTCGACTTAACTGAGGAAGGAATTAAACATGTTTTTGACCTGAATTACGTAGGTACCGTCCTCTCTACTCAGGTATTCATGAAACATATGCTTGGAAAAGAAGATGCCAGCATTATCAACATTTCCTCCATGAGTGCACCGACTCCGATGACTAAAGTAATTTCCTACAGTGCTGCCAAAGCCGGTATCGATAATTTCACTCAATGGCTCGCGGTCCATATGGCTAAAGAAAACATTCGCTGTAATGCCATTGCTCCCGGCTTTTTTCTAACGTCCCAAAATCGAAACATGCTGCTTGATGCTCAAGGAGAAATGACAAACCGGGCGGAAAAAATTATCAGCCAGACCCCGATGGAACGCTTTGGCAAACCTGAAGATTTAACAGGACCGTTAGTCTGGCTTGTTGACTCTTCTATGTCCCGTTTTGTGACAGGCATCACTATTCCTGTTGATGGCGGATTTATGGCTTATTCAGGTGTATAA